One genomic segment of Clostridium saccharoperbutylacetonicum N1-4(HMT) includes these proteins:
- a CDS encoding Rne/Rng family ribonuclease — protein MKEIFIERREKILRIAIKSNNELIESIVEENNNEPIIGEIYKGKIKNILPAINSIFVDIGLDKEGYMYYSEELKAKGIKKGEEILVEVIKEPINDKGAKLTSKVSIPGKYVVLNCYEKGINFSKRIEDNEKKNIILNNIKPLENASITIRTEGINVDLVELNDEINKLYKEFENIDNKMKHSLGQKKLYGEDLSLIKILNNSDKNETTKIYVDTDIDFEKIEMFVRGKENIKLEKHDNFRNLFDFYGLEKELLKLRHNKVNLPCGGYIVIDKTEAMYVIDINTGKNIKERNFNKTILETNLEAAKEIGKQIRLRNLSGIIVIDFIDMRDKSQKDIVMDALKESLKSDKGNIKIFPFTQLDLVQIARKRQGKSVYEYMEEKCTLCKGRGMILKLSYIAGLIKNDIVRMKEENSIGCFHIELDNLYKDRVNEDMFNFIKEIEALDKEIYLTYVDNIEGYKIEPLIFQGQKDNLKDYKVSVIEKYTH, from the coding sequence GTGAAAGAAATTTTTATTGAGAGAAGAGAAAAGATTTTAAGAATAGCTATTAAATCTAATAATGAATTGATTGAAAGTATTGTTGAGGAAAATAATAATGAGCCAATAATTGGTGAGATTTATAAAGGAAAAATAAAAAATATTCTCCCAGCTATAAATTCTATTTTTGTGGATATTGGATTAGATAAAGAAGGTTACATGTATTATAGTGAAGAATTAAAAGCTAAAGGTATCAAGAAAGGTGAAGAAATATTAGTTGAAGTAATTAAAGAACCTATTAATGATAAAGGTGCTAAATTAACTTCGAAAGTTTCAATTCCCGGGAAATATGTTGTATTAAATTGCTATGAAAAAGGAATAAATTTTTCTAAAAGAATAGAAGATAATGAAAAAAAGAATATTATTTTAAACAACATTAAACCTTTAGAAAATGCTAGTATAACAATAAGAACTGAAGGCATAAATGTAGATTTAGTAGAGCTTAATGATGAAATAAATAAGCTTTATAAGGAATTTGAAAATATAGATAATAAAATGAAGCATTCTCTAGGTCAGAAAAAACTTTATGGAGAAGACTTAAGTTTAATAAAGATATTAAACAATTCAGATAAAAATGAGACTACTAAAATTTATGTAGATACTGATATTGACTTTGAAAAAATAGAAATGTTTGTAAGAGGGAAAGAAAATATCAAATTAGAAAAACATGATAATTTTAGAAATCTTTTTGACTTCTATGGATTAGAAAAGGAATTATTAAAATTAAGACACAATAAAGTGAATCTACCTTGTGGAGGATACATAGTAATAGATAAAACAGAAGCTATGTATGTAATTGACATTAATACAGGAAAGAATATAAAGGAAAGAAATTTTAATAAAACAATTTTAGAAACTAATTTAGAAGCGGCTAAAGAAATAGGAAAGCAAATACGACTTAGAAATTTAAGTGGAATTATAGTTATAGATTTTATTGATATGAGGGATAAAAGTCAAAAAGATATTGTAATGGATGCGCTTAAGGAAAGTTTAAAATCAGATAAGGGTAATATAAAGATATTTCCTTTTACCCAATTGGATCTAGTTCAAATCGCAAGAAAAAGACAAGGAAAAAGTGTATATGAGTATATGGAAGAAAAGTGTACCTTGTGTAAGGGAAGAGGAATGATTTTAAAGTTATCGTATATTGCTGGTTTAATTAAAAATGACATAGTAAGAATGAAAGAAGAAAATTCTATAGGCTGCTTTCATATAGAATTAGATAATCTTTATAAAGATAGAGTTAATGAAGATATGTTTAATTTTATTAAAGAAATAGAAGCTTTAGATAAAGAAATATATTTAACTTATGTAGATAATATAGAAGGATATAAGATTGAACCGTTAATCTTCCAAGGTCAAAAAGATAATTTAAAAGATTATAAAGTTTCTGTTATTGAAAAATACACACATTAA
- a CDS encoding TIGR03936 family radical SAM-associated protein codes for MRYLTKFTKEENIKFISHLDVLKTIQKNIRRAGLPIEYSQGFNPHMNTSIAQPLSVGVYSNGEYMDMVLTTEVDEKEIIDKLNETAPSGIKYISATAISYKEGEKKVPQAMALIDAARYIIKVKYSDNTKLEEEMNKLLEVKEWITIKKTKKGEKEVDIRAFVKEISFWIKDEYLVLNVVLSTGSREHLSADLLVSYIQEKTSNAMLDSFINIKREEMYFYKNDKLAPLSSVKSSL; via the coding sequence AACTAAATTTACTAAAGAAGAAAATATTAAGTTCATATCACATTTAGATGTGCTTAAAACTATTCAAAAAAATATTAGAAGAGCAGGACTACCCATAGAATATTCACAAGGTTTTAATCCACATATGAATACTTCAATAGCACAACCATTATCTGTAGGAGTATATTCAAATGGTGAATATATGGATATGGTGCTTACAACTGAAGTGGATGAAAAAGAAATTATAGATAAATTAAATGAAACAGCACCAAGTGGAATAAAGTATATAAGTGCTACTGCAATTTCTTACAAAGAAGGAGAAAAGAAAGTGCCACAAGCTATGGCATTAATTGATGCAGCTAGATATATTATAAAAGTTAAGTATTCGGATAATACTAAATTAGAAGAAGAAATGAATAAGTTATTAGAAGTTAAAGAATGGATAACAATAAAGAAAACTAAAAAAGGCGAAAAAGAAGTTGATATAAGAGCTTTTGTTAAGGAAATAAGCTTTTGGATAAAAGATGAGTATTTAGTTTTAAATGTAGTATTAAGCACAGGAAGTAGAGAACACTTAAGTGCAGATTTACTAGTAAGTTATATTCAAGAAAAAACATCAAATGCTATGTTAGATTCTTTTATTAATATAAAAAGAGAAGAAATGTATTTCTATAAAAATGATAAACTTGCTCCACTTAGTTCAGTTAAGAGCTCACTGTAA